A genomic region of Pirellulales bacterium contains the following coding sequences:
- a CDS encoding cellulase family glycosylhydrolase, which yields MIYRSRIENPVVVQRPMPLDISGLLFLPRRLFLAVRLSRSACCGLVALLGMLLFSAFFAHLHAADSVDDSLIADGDFETHTKPDWPDHWERPKEGVRWVEENGNHFLRFSASEPGKMILLYHRVKLPPGAKALKLSWRQRITDLKPGREPWFDARILLEFLDAGGKKLKPQPRAPYSRSSTKGWVERSTEFLVPEGARVLEFMPTLFKVEKGTFDLDDIVLEPTDAAALIAGAKAAEDADRRATVPPEQPHTGNWPSPLRVEGRHVLDAAGKEVWLQGVNAGGLESLPQERHVMKSALVSVDQWKANIVRLPVNDDFWFGRSAYQKDGGKAYRQQIDNIITLVANRGAYLLLDLHRFRAPKAEHVEFWKDAAARYKNHPAVLFDLFNEPHDISWKVWRDGGFVSERTTKADEDAFSSDAEKAKTKLGFQSPGMQGLLDAVRGAGARNIVVAGGLSWSGDLSGVAKGYALEDKTGNGVMYGWHVYNWHKDWQGRVLAAAEKYPIFVGEVGADVKKMNFIPAADQEDPYTWAPDMLGFIQKHKFNWTAWCLHPSATPLLISDWNYTPTPYWGVFVKEALSGKQFEMKKMR from the coding sequence ATGATTTACCGCAGCCGTATTGAAAACCCCGTCGTGGTCCAACGGCCGATGCCGCTCGATATTTCGGGGTTGCTGTTTCTACCGCGGCGGCTTTTTCTGGCGGTTCGGCTTTCTCGATCGGCCTGCTGCGGGCTGGTCGCCCTTCTCGGGATGCTGCTTTTCTCGGCGTTTTTCGCGCATTTGCATGCCGCCGACTCGGTGGATGATTCTCTGATCGCCGATGGCGATTTCGAAACGCACACGAAACCCGATTGGCCGGATCACTGGGAACGGCCCAAAGAAGGCGTCCGCTGGGTCGAGGAAAACGGCAACCATTTTCTCCGCTTCTCCGCCTCAGAACCGGGAAAGATGATCCTGCTTTATCATCGAGTGAAATTGCCTCCGGGCGCGAAGGCACTAAAACTCTCTTGGCGACAGCGCATCACCGATCTCAAGCCGGGCCGCGAACCCTGGTTCGACGCCCGCATCCTGCTGGAATTCCTCGACGCCGGCGGCAAAAAGCTCAAGCCGCAGCCGCGAGCCCCTTACAGCCGCAGCAGCACGAAGGGCTGGGTCGAACGCAGCACCGAATTCTTGGTGCCCGAAGGGGCGCGCGTTTTGGAGTTCATGCCGACGCTATTCAAGGTCGAGAAAGGCACGTTCGATCTCGACGACATCGTGCTCGAGCCCACGGATGCAGCGGCGCTAATCGCCGGCGCGAAAGCCGCCGAGGACGCCGACCGGCGCGCGACGGTGCCGCCCGAGCAGCCGCACACCGGCAACTGGCCTTCGCCGCTGCGCGTCGAGGGGCGGCATGTGCTCGACGCGGCCGGCAAAGAAGTCTGGCTGCAGGGCGTGAATGCCGGCGGACTCGAATCGCTGCCACAGGAGCGGCATGTGATGAAATCGGCGCTGGTGAGCGTGGACCAATGGAAGGCGAACATCGTTCGCTTGCCGGTGAACGACGATTTCTGGTTCGGCCGCAGTGCGTATCAAAAGGATGGCGGCAAAGCCTATCGCCAGCAGATCGACAACATTATCACGCTGGTGGCCAACCGCGGCGCCTATTTGCTGCTCGATCTCCACCGCTTTCGCGCGCCGAAGGCCGAGCACGTCGAGTTTTGGAAAGACGCCGCCGCGCGGTACAAGAATCACCCGGCCGTGCTATTCGACCTGTTCAACGAGCCGCACGACATTTCCTGGAAGGTATGGCGCGATGGCGGTTTCGTTTCCGAGCGGACGACCAAGGCCGACGAAGACGCCTTCTCAAGCGATGCCGAGAAGGCGAAGACCAAGCTGGGCTTTCAATCGCCCGGCATGCAAGGACTGCTCGACGCCGTCCGCGGCGCCGGGGCTCGCAATATCGTCGTGGCCGGCGGCCTCTCCTGGTCCGGCGATCTCTCGGGCGTGGCCAAGGGCTATGCGCTCGAAGACAAAACCGGCAACGGCGTCATGTACGGCTGGCACGTGTACAACTGGCACAAGGACTGGCAAGGGCGAGTGCTCGCCGCGGCCGAGAAATATCCGATCTTCGTGGGCGAAGTCGGCGCCGACGTGAAGAAAATGAATTTCATTCCCGCGGCCGACCAGGAAGATCCGTACACCTGGGCGCCCGACATGCTCGGGTTCATTCAGAAGCACAAATTCAACTGGACGGCTTGGTGCCTCCACCCGTCGGCGACCCCGCTGCTGATCTCCGACTGGAATTACACCCCGACTCCCTATTGGGGCGTTTTCGTCAAAGAGGCGCTATCTGGAAAACAATTCGAAATGAAGAAGATGCGGTAG